AGGTACTGCCGCTTTTATCTTTTTGGCGGCTCAACCAGTTTGGGCACAAATTAGTCAAGTTACTAATGTCCAGTTAAATCCAGTTAATGGTGGAATTAGTGTTGCTTTGAAAACTTCTTCAGGCTCGCGCCCCCAAGTTTTCACGACAAAAAGAGGTAAGGCTTTAGTCGCAGATATTATCAATACTCAATTACGATTACCACAAGGTAATAGTTTTCGTCAAGATAGCCCAGCACCAGGAATTGCATCTGTCGAGGTTAACCAGCTTGATGCCAACAGCATTCGGGTAACGGTAACTGGCAGCAGCAACGTACCTAGCAGTCAACCCGTGGTGCGATCGCAAAATGGAATTACACTCAGCTTTAGCCCATCGGCAGGCACTATAGCATCAGCACCAACGCCAACAGCACCAACAGCGCCAACACCCACAGCACCGCCTGCTACAACCCCAGCTCAACCTGGTCAAAATTCAGGTGTTCTCGTTCCTAACCCGCAAATCACGATTGACGGAAAACCTGCACAAGCTGCTGGGCCCGGTCAACCTCTAAGCCAGGCTCCGCCTTTCTTACCCAGAGCCGTTGCCCCACCGGTAGGAGATATTGCTATTTCCGCCACTGATGCTTCTCCTAGCACCATTGACTTAGGAACTCAGGAACGTGTACCCCGTTTAGTATTGCGAGATGCGCCGGTGCGTGAGGTTTTGTCACTGCTTGCTCGTGCTGCTAATTTGAACCTGGCTTATATCGGAGGCGAGCAAGGTGCTGCTGCAGCAGCTAATTCACCAGCAAGCTCTCAAACCATCTCTTTAGATATAGAAAACGAACCAGTGCAAGATGTGTTTAACTACGTCTTGCGCTTGAGTGGTTTAGAAGCTAACCGCAGTAATCGCACAGTTTTTGTGGGGCCTAAACTACCTAATGCGACTCGTGACATGGTTATGCGTAGCCTGCGACTCAATCAGGTAACGGTGGGAGTCGCCCTGAATTTTTTGGTTGGCTTAGGTGCAGAAAGTGCCGTCAGCCGAGAACGACAAGTTACCAGTGTTAATGCTGTGCCCGTGGGTACTGGAGTTGCTCCTATCACCCAAACTCAGACGACTACAGAAACTAAAGTTGAAACTCAACGCGTTGATTTCAAAGATTCTAACCCTTTACTGAGAGGTCTACAGGCATTAGGAGACGAGCGCACCAATTCCCTGACCTTAATTGGCCCTCCTCGGCTAGTTGAGATGGCGATGGCTCAACTAACTCAACTTGATATCCGCCGTCGTCAAGTAGTAGTCAACGTCAAGATTATCGATGTCAACCTCTTGAACACCCAGGATTACAACACTAGCTTTTCTTTTGGGGTTGGTAACAACTACTTCACTAATGATGGTGGTGCAGCATCTCTGAATTTTGGTGGTTCGAGACCAGCTACAAGAGCTGAAGCATCAACCAGTGTGACTAGTACACCTACAACAGCTAATCCACTTCAAAGCTCAAATGTTTTTATAGACCCAAATACAGGAACAGCTACCGCTGGCACAAACTCTAATCCCCTACAACCAGGTATTACAGCATTTACGCCAGGAACAAGTACAACTTCAATTGTCCCAACAGCGATTGATCCTGTTACTGGTACACCGACTCAGTTTCAGCAGCAAACCACGACAACCCCTTCAACAAGCACATTCGCCTTGCCCACCATATTCCAGTTCCCTAAACGTCTTCTTGCTAGCTTGCAGGCTCAAGTGCAAAATGGCAACGCCAAGATTTTGACAGACCCGACCTTAATTGTCCAAGAAGGTCAAA
The Nostoc punctiforme PCC 73102 genome window above contains:
- a CDS encoding type IV pilus secretin family protein, with translation MKQVHGNSFILGTAAFIFLAAQPVWAQISQVTNVQLNPVNGGISVALKTSSGSRPQVFTTKRGKALVADIINTQLRLPQGNSFRQDSPAPGIASVEVNQLDANSIRVTVTGSSNVPSSQPVVRSQNGITLSFSPSAGTIASAPTPTAPTAPTPTAPPATTPAQPGQNSGVLVPNPQITIDGKPAQAAGPGQPLSQAPPFLPRAVAPPVGDIAISATDASPSTIDLGTQERVPRLVLRDAPVREVLSLLARAANLNLAYIGGEQGAAAAANSPASSQTISLDIENEPVQDVFNYVLRLSGLEANRSNRTVFVGPKLPNATRDMVMRSLRLNQVTVGVALNFLVGLGAESAVSRERQVTSVNAVPVGTGVAPITQTQTTTETKVETQRVDFKDSNPLLRGLQALGDERTNSLTLIGPPRLVEMAMAQLTQLDIRRRQVVVNVKIIDVNLLNTQDYNTSFSFGVGNNYFTNDGGAASLNFGGSRPATRAEASTSVTSTPTTANPLQSSNVFIDPNTGTATAGTNSNPLQPGITAFTPGTSTTSIVPTAIDPVTGTPTQFQQQTTTTPSTSTFALPTIFQFPKRLLASLQAQVQNGNAKILTDPTLIVQEGQTANVNLTQEVVGNIKREIVRDSNLATETISAEKDRVGLTLAVKVERIDDNGFVSLSVAPVVKAPQAPATINVGGGGSQQIFLVSERSLNSGSIRLRDGQTLILSGIIQDSDRTTVSKIPILGDLPLIGSLFRSTNRSNQRNEVIVLLTPQIMDDTENSSYGYNYTPSPEVRQILERRGLKVPGR